A window of Mixophyes fleayi isolate aMixFle1 chromosome 10, aMixFle1.hap1, whole genome shotgun sequence contains these coding sequences:
- the LOC142103508 gene encoding speedy protein 1-A-like: MRISDKYLLAMVFVYFQRAGLTVSEYTCINFYSALLLAYKMEEEEFCYHTIYTYGARHAPIEMFLKNTEALWTRMQLRTFVTLEQCEEVMRDEHHWAWRRNRNNHHDGAIRQYSRRPCRLCYPPHPFPFPCYRPCVLLWSIT, from the exons ATGAGAATATCAGACAag TACCTACTGGCAATGGTGTTCGTCTACTTCCAGAGAGCCGGCCTCACAGTGAGCGAATACACCTGCATCAACTTTTActccgcact gttACTTGCATATAAAATGGAAGAGGAAGAATTTTGTTACCATACAATCTACACTTATGGTGCACGACATGCTCCTATCGAGATGTTCCTGAAGAACACAGAAGCCTTATGGACCAGAATGCAGCTCCGAACATTTGTGACTCTGGAACAGtgtgaagag gtGATGAGAGACGAGCACCACTGGGCTTGGAGAAGAAACCGCAATAACCATCATGATGGAGCAATAAGACAATATTCCAGGAGACCGTGTCGTCTGTGTTACCCGCCTCATCCCTTTCCATTTCCCTGTTACCGGCCCTGTGTCCTGCTCTGGAGTATCAcctaa